One genomic window of Gossypium hirsutum isolate 1008001.06 chromosome D11, Gossypium_hirsutum_v2.1, whole genome shotgun sequence includes the following:
- the LOC107939326 gene encoding E3 ubiquitin-protein ligase ATL6, producing the protein MESHHFFFLLFLLLSPPPTVAQNFHQDKENYAHFSPSMAVIIVILIAIFFFVGLFAIYIWNCSNVYTNRQSICPVARRSMRGTYGLDTSVIETFPIMVYSEVKGHKIGKEALECAVCLNKFEDDETLRLIPKCDHVFHPECIDVGLTSHPTCPVCRANLIPQPGDPMSQLTMLNNTAPELDLKAQNNGSNSESEEERSINNNVVNCQVEVQVASKVEVNNLNVTLNRNRTRRSRSGRSRKLSFLRSHSTGHSLVQLGENTDRFTLRLPIDVWKQLVNQKLNQATTLVLPRERSSRRGYRALEDGESSRGKLDHGAKSNRWVFNMAPPFFNRAPSMKSPKVATHDGEGTSSNLSVGPVVDSNHPPV; encoded by the coding sequence ATGGAGtctcatcatttttttttcttgcttTTCCTACTCCTTTCTCCGCCGCCTACTGTCGCACAGAACTTCCACCAAGATAAAGAGAATTACGCTCATTTCAGCCCTTCCATGGCCGTAATCATTGTTATTTTGATTGCTATTTTTTTCTTCGTGGGTCTTTTCGCCATTTACATATGGAATTGTTCCAACGTCTACACCAACAGACAGAGTATCTGCCCCGTTGCCAGGCGTTCAATGCGCGGCACGTATGGGCTAGACACATCGGTGATTGAGACTTTCCCCATCATGGTTTACTCCGAAGTTAAGGGTCATAAGATAGGCAAGGAAGCTCTGGAGTGCGCAGTTTGCTTGAACAAATTCGAAGACGATGAAACGCTGCGCCTAATACCCAAATGCGACCATGTTTTCCACCCTGAATGTATTGACGTTGGGTTAACTTCTCATCCCACTTGCCCCGTTTGTAGAGCCAATCTCATTCCTCAACCAGGTGACCCCATGAGTCAACTCACTATGTTAAATAACACCGCCCCCGAGTTAGACCTTAAGGCTCAGAATAATGGTAGTAACTCAGAATCAGAAGAAGAAAGGAGCATAAATAACAACGTTGTTAATTGTCAGGTAGAGGTTCAAGTGGCTTCGAAGGTTGAAGTGAATAATTTGAACGTAACTTTAAATAGGAACCGCACACGTAGATCAAGATCTGGCCGCTCACGTAAACTTTCTTTCCTGCGATCTCACTCTACCGGACATTCTTTGGTCCAACTGGGTGAGAATACAGATCGATTCACTTTACGATTACCAATTGATGTTTGGAAGCAGTTAGTGAACCAAAAGTTGAATCAGGCAACAACCTTGGTGTTGCCTAGGGAAAGGAGTTCACGTCGAGGGTACCGAGCTTTAGAAGATGGAGAGAGTAGTAGAGGGAAACTAGACCATGGTGCCAAATCAAACCGGTGGGTTTTTAACATGGCACCACCATTTTTTAATAGAGCACCCTCCATGAAATCACCAAAGGTGGCCACGCATGATGGTGAAGGGACCTCAAGTAATTTGTCGGTTGGACCGGTGGTGGACTCAAACCATCCTCCGGTTTAA
- the LOC107939318 gene encoding E3 ubiquitin-protein ligase ATL6, protein MTQPSLPLWLPSMKHRRNQLHIWNWTHPFFFFFFLSFKTPLPCFSLTLSSLSNAPFLTMSHTTHHGVFSLFFLLFLLLSPPPSVAQNFNQDEENYARFSPSMAVIIVVLIAALFFVGLFAIYIRNCSDVYTNRQSIRPVAGRSMRGTRGLDASVIETFPIMVYSEVKGHKIGKGALECAVCLNEFEDDETLRLIPKCDHVFHPECIDAWLASHTTCPVCRANLVPQPGDPVSQLTALNDTAVESDLEAQNNGSNSEPEEERSINNNAVNCQVEAQVASEVEVNNLNVTLNRNRTRGSRSGRPRKLSFLRSHSTGHSLVQPGENTDRFTLRLPVDVRKQLMNRKLNRATSLVLPRERSSRRGYRATEDGGSNRGKLDRGAKSDRWVFSMTPPFFNRASSVKSLKVAAHDGEGTSNNLPVGAMANSSRPPV, encoded by the coding sequence ATGACTCAGCCATCCCTTCCATTGTGGCTGCCCTCAATGAAACACCGTAGAAATCAACTCCATATTTGGAATTGGACCCacccctttttcttcttcttcttcctctcatTTAAAACCCCACTGCCTTGTTTTTCTCTCACTCTCTCATCCCTCTCCAATGCTCCTTTCCTCACCATGTCGCACACCACCCACCATGGAGTCTTCTCGCTTTTCTTCTTGCTCTTCCTGCTCCTCTCTCCGCCGCCTTCCGTCGCACAGAACTTCAACCAAGACGAAGAAAATTACGCTCGTTTCAGCCCTTCCATGGCCGTAATCATCGTCGTTTTGATCGCCGCTTTGTTCTTCGTGGGTCTTTTCGCCATTTATATTCGGAATTGTTCCGACGTCTACACCAACAGACAGAGCATCCGCCCCGTCGCCGGGCGTTCAATGCGCGGCACTCGTGGGCTGGACGCGTCGGTGATCGAGACTTTCCCTATCATGGTTTACTCCGAAGTTAAGGGTCATAAGATCGGCAAGGGAGCCTTGGAGTGCGCGGTTTGCTTGAACGAATTCGAAGACGACGAAACGCTGCGTTTGATACCCAAATGCGACCATGTTTTCCACCCTGAATGTATCGACGCTTGGTTAGCTTCTCATACCACTTGCCCCGTTTGTAGAGCCAATCTCGTTCCTCAACCAGGTGACCCCGTGAGTCAACTCACTGCATTAAATGACACTGCCGTCGAGTCAGACCTTGAGGCTCAGAACAATGGCAGTAACTCAGAACCGGAAGAAGAAAGGAGCATAAATAACAACGCTGTTAATTGTCAGGTAGAGGCCCAAGTGGCTTCCGAGGTTGAAGTGAATAATTTGAACGTAACTTTAAATAGGAACCGTACACGTGGATCAAGATCTGGCCGTCCACGTAAACTTTCTTTCTTGCGATCTCACTCGACCGGACATTCTTTGGTCCAACCAGGCGAGAATACAGATCGATTCACTTTACGGTTACCGGTTGATGTTCGAAAACAGTTAATGAACCGAAAATTGAATCGGGCGACAAGCTTGGTGTTGCCTAGGGAAAGGAGTTCACGCCGAGGGTACCGAGCAACAGAAGATGGAGGGAGTAATAGAGGGAAACTGGACCGTGGTGCCAAATCGGACAGGTGGGTTTTTAGTATGACACCACCGTTTTTTAATAGAGCATCCTCTGTGAAATCACTAAAGGTGGCTGCGCATGATGGTGAAGGAACCTCAAATAATTTGCCGGTTGGAGCGATGGCTAACTCAAGCCGTCCTCCGGTTTAG